The following coding sequences are from one Archocentrus centrarchus isolate MPI-CPG fArcCen1 chromosome 4, fArcCen1, whole genome shotgun sequence window:
- the rab3ab gene encoding RAB3A, member RAS oncogene family, b, which produces MASATATYGQKESSDQNFDYMFKILIIGNSSVGKTSFLFRYADDSFTPAFVSTVGIDFKVKTIYRNDKRIKLQIWDTAGQERYRTITTAYYRGAMGFILMYDITNEDSFNAVQDWSTQIKTYSWDNAQVLLVGNKCDMEDERVVSSERGRQLSEHLGFEFFEASAKDNINVKQTFERLVDIICEKMSESLDAGDPAVTGAKQGPQLTEQPAPPHQDCAC; this is translated from the exons ATGGCCTCGGCAACAGCAACCTACGGGCAGAAGGAGTCCTCTGACCAGAACTTTGATTATATGTTCAAGATCCTCATCATTGGCAACAGCAGTGTCGGCAAAACCTCCTTCTTGTTTCGCTACGCCGACGACTCCTTCACACCGGCCTTTGTCAGCACAGTTGGCATCGACTTCAAGGTGAAGACCATCTACAGGAATGACAAGAGGATCAAATTACAGATCTGG GACACGGCTGGCCAGGAACGTTACCGCACCATTACCACAGCTTACTACAGAGGAGCCATGGGCTTCATTCTCATGTATGACATCACCAACGAGGATTCCTTCAATGCTGTCCAGGACTG GTCGACTCAGATTAAAACGTACTCGTGGGACAATGCCCAGGTGCTGCTGGTAGGAAACAAGTGTGACATGGAGGACGAGCGAGTGGTGAGCTCAGAGAGAGGCCGTCAGCTGTCTGAACACCTTG GTTTTGAGTTCTTTGAGGCCAGCGCCAAGGACAACATCAATGTGAAGCAGACCTTTGAGCGTCTGGTCGACATAATCTGCGAAAAGATGTCTGAGAGTCTGGATGCCGGCGATCCCGCCGTCACAGGGgccaaacaggggcctcagctGACAGAGCAGCCCGCTCCTCCTCACCAGGACTGTGCATGCTAA